A region from the Natronorubrum halophilum genome encodes:
- a CDS encoding PAS domain S-box protein: protein MSERAESPSTGFEAAGTDRTARRCYRTLLDAVEGGLFQLDDSERLVAVDDTLLERTGYVREELLDTHVSRLVSATDADRIEAILRDQRRREGTDATALEVGLRTIDGTTVPSEFRLDTFRTDDGCHGAVGVVSEIDEYDSRAAPSQSSTAAEARYSSNSFDAMRTVLEAADVGVFVLDESFDVALVNGAAEEYFGIDPAAVLDRDKRAVLEDTIGDRVADPAAFSAAVLETYDDESYVDRVECHVTEGPNRDERWLEYRSKPIDSGPYAGGRIELYYDVSEQHRRAYQLRQLNEAVREWLEGTSDREVAERACHHLFDILDLEINGIYRYDSASRELRPIAWSEPADALFDDLPTFGEGEGIAWRVFDTGQPEIYSDVTGDPDVYNPETPVRSEICLPIGDYGVVLIGSEARNTFDDGDLSLAKVVASSLEVTFDRLRHERGLERRKSELETELSDILGRVSDAFYALDESWQFTHVNERAEDLLGYDREELLGENVWERFPGGTRSDLITQYHKAMRTQETLSWERYSGTLEMWMEIQAYPSETGLSVYFRDITDRKRREQQLERYERIIETVEDGIYALDENDRFTTVNEAYAELTGYDRDELLGAHASLVVDDAVMGLARKVAADESDVPTIDATLETKAGTRVPIEATVTKLPTVHSARSSVATSSIESLALDGEWGDTESYARVGVVRDVTDRKERQRRLEASEQRYRTLAENFPGGIVALFDDELRYTAAGGQLMDELGMERENVIGETIHDRYSDELLEKIEPHFRAALDGEERTFELNTHERELLVYTLPIRTPGERTTGMVVLRDVTAAAEYQRKLEESNERLEQFAYAASHDLQEPLRMVSSYLQLIERRYSDAFDEDGLEFLAFAVDGADRMSAMIEGLLAYSRVETQGSDLEPVGLDTVCDDVREDLRLRIAEKEADITVESLPRVCGDPDQLRQVFQNLLSNAIEYSGDEPPRVHISAERDGAEWLVSVRDEGIGMDPDDAEHVFEVFQRLHSHEEHPGTGIGLALCHRIIERHGGDIWVDTEAGDGSTFRLTLPALEDAE, encoded by the coding sequence ATGAGTGAACGGGCGGAATCGCCGAGTACGGGGTTCGAAGCCGCCGGTACTGATCGGACGGCCCGACGGTGTTATCGGACGCTCCTCGACGCGGTCGAAGGCGGTCTCTTTCAACTCGACGACTCCGAGCGACTCGTCGCAGTCGACGACACGCTCCTCGAGAGAACCGGATACGTCCGCGAGGAACTCCTCGACACCCACGTCTCGCGGCTGGTGTCGGCGACGGACGCCGACCGAATCGAGGCGATACTCCGCGACCAGCGCCGCCGAGAGGGGACCGATGCGACGGCCCTCGAGGTCGGGCTTCGAACCATCGATGGAACGACCGTCCCCAGCGAGTTCCGGTTGGATACGTTCCGAACGGACGACGGGTGTCACGGTGCCGTCGGCGTCGTCTCCGAGATCGACGAATACGATTCTCGAGCGGCCCCGTCGCAGTCGTCAACAGCGGCCGAAGCACGGTACTCGTCGAACTCGTTCGACGCGATGCGCACCGTTCTCGAGGCGGCCGATGTCGGCGTCTTCGTCCTCGACGAGTCGTTCGACGTCGCGTTAGTCAACGGCGCCGCCGAGGAGTACTTCGGCATTGATCCAGCGGCCGTCCTTGACCGGGACAAACGAGCGGTGCTCGAGGACACGATTGGCGATCGAGTAGCCGATCCGGCGGCGTTTTCGGCGGCCGTCCTCGAAACCTACGACGACGAGAGCTACGTCGACCGCGTCGAGTGTCACGTGACGGAGGGACCGAACCGCGACGAACGCTGGCTCGAGTATCGGAGCAAACCGATCGACTCCGGCCCGTACGCCGGCGGTCGAATCGAGCTCTACTACGACGTCAGCGAGCAACACCGTCGGGCCTACCAGTTACGACAGCTGAACGAGGCCGTCCGCGAGTGGCTCGAGGGGACGAGCGACCGGGAGGTGGCCGAACGGGCCTGTCACCACCTGTTCGACATCCTCGATCTCGAGATCAACGGGATCTACCGCTACGACTCGGCGTCGCGGGAGCTACGACCGATCGCGTGGTCCGAACCGGCGGACGCGCTGTTCGACGACCTTCCGACGTTCGGAGAAGGCGAGGGGATCGCCTGGCGGGTCTTCGACACCGGACAACCGGAAATCTACAGCGACGTGACCGGCGATCCGGACGTGTACAATCCGGAGACGCCGGTCCGAAGCGAGATCTGTCTCCCGATCGGCGACTACGGCGTCGTTCTCATCGGCTCGGAGGCGCGTAACACGTTCGACGACGGCGACCTCTCGCTCGCCAAAGTAGTCGCTTCGAGCCTCGAAGTGACGTTCGACCGGCTTCGTCACGAGCGCGGACTCGAGCGCCGCAAGAGCGAACTCGAGACGGAGTTAAGCGACATTCTCGGGCGCGTTTCGGACGCGTTCTACGCGCTCGACGAGTCGTGGCAGTTCACACACGTCAACGAGCGCGCCGAAGACCTCCTGGGCTACGACCGCGAGGAACTCCTCGGCGAGAACGTCTGGGAGCGGTTCCCCGGTGGAACGCGATCGGACCTCATCACGCAGTATCACAAAGCGATGAGAACCCAGGAGACCCTCTCCTGGGAGCGCTATTCGGGAACACTCGAGATGTGGATGGAGATACAGGCGTACCCGTCCGAGACCGGACTCTCCGTCTACTTCCGGGACATCACCGACCGGAAGCGCCGAGAGCAGCAACTCGAGCGCTACGAGCGGATCATCGAAACGGTCGAGGACGGGATCTACGCGCTCGACGAGAACGATCGATTCACCACCGTCAACGAGGCGTACGCGGAGCTAACCGGCTACGATCGCGACGAACTGCTCGGAGCCCACGCCTCGCTCGTCGTCGACGACGCGGTGATGGGTCTCGCCCGAAAGGTCGCCGCCGACGAGAGCGACGTCCCGACGATCGACGCGACGCTCGAGACGAAAGCGGGTACCCGAGTTCCGATCGAGGCGACCGTCACGAAACTGCCAACGGTCCACAGCGCGCGCTCGAGCGTGGCCACGTCCAGCATCGAAAGCCTCGCTCTCGACGGTGAGTGGGGCGATACCGAGTCGTACGCGCGCGTTGGCGTCGTCCGGGACGTTACCGACCGCAAGGAACGCCAGCGACGCCTCGAGGCGAGCGAACAGCGCTATCGCACCCTCGCGGAGAACTTCCCCGGCGGTATCGTCGCCCTGTTCGACGACGAACTTCGATACACGGCCGCGGGCGGCCAACTCATGGACGAACTCGGAATGGAGCGAGAGAACGTGATCGGGGAGACGATCCACGACCGCTATTCGGACGAACTACTCGAGAAGATCGAACCCCACTTCCGGGCCGCACTCGACGGCGAGGAACGCACCTTCGAACTGAACACTCACGAGCGAGAACTGCTGGTCTACACCCTTCCGATCCGAACCCCCGGGGAACGAACCACCGGGATGGTCGTCCTCCGGGACGTCACCGCGGCCGCGGAGTACCAGCGAAAACTCGAGGAGTCCAACGAACGCTTAGAGCAGTTCGCCTACGCCGCCTCCCACGACCTCCAGGAGCCCCTGCGGATGGTCTCGAGCTATCTCCAGCTGATCGAACGGCGCTACAGCGACGCCTTCGACGAGGACGGCCTCGAGTTCCTCGCGTTCGCCGTCGACGGGGCCGACCGAATGTCGGCGATGATCGAGGGATTGCTCGCCTACTCGCGGGTCGAAACGCAGGGAAGCGACCTCGAGCCGGTCGGCCTCGATACCGTTTGCGACGACGTTCGCGAGGACTTGCGGCTGCGTATCGCCGAGAAGGAGGCGGACATCACGGTGGAATCGCTTCCGCGAGTTTGCGGTGACCCGGACCAGTTGCGACAGGTCTTCCAGAACCTGCTGAGCAATGCCATCGAATACAGCGGCGACGAGCCGCCGCGGGTGCACATCTCGGCCGAGCGCGACGGCGCGGAGTGGCTCGTCTCGGTCCGCGACGAGGGAATCGGAATGGATCCGGACGACGCCGAACACGTGTTCGAGGTGTTCCAGCGGTTACACAGTCACGAGGAACACCCCGGAACCGGGATCGGTCTGGCGCTTTGCCACCGGATCATCGAACGCCACGGCGGCGATATCTGGGTCGACACCGAAGCCGGCGACGGTTCGACCTTCCGGCTGACGCTCCCGGCGCTCGAGGACGCCGAGTAA
- the nikR gene encoding nickel-responsive transcriptional regulator NikR encodes MAVVSVSMPDELLERLDQFADEHGYTGRSEVVREASRNLLGEFQDTRLEDRELMGIVTVLFDYETTSVEERMMHLRHEHEDLVASNFHSHVGDHYCMELFVLEGELEDISTFVGKIRATKDALTVDYSVIPVDEFDPIAQGR; translated from the coding sequence ATGGCAGTCGTAAGCGTCTCGATGCCGGACGAACTCCTCGAGCGACTCGACCAGTTCGCGGACGAACACGGCTACACCGGTCGTAGCGAAGTCGTCCGGGAGGCTTCCCGCAACCTCCTCGGCGAGTTTCAGGACACCCGTCTCGAGGACCGGGAACTCATGGGAATCGTCACAGTGTTGTTCGATTATGAAACGACCAGCGTCGAAGAGCGAATGATGCACCTGCGCCACGAACACGAGGACCTCGTAGCCTCGAACTTCCACAGCCACGTCGGCGACCACTATTGTATGGAGCTGTTCGTGTTGGAAGGCGAACTCGAGGACATCTCGACGTTCGTCGGGAAGATCCGGGCGACCAAGGACGCGCTGACGGTCGACTATTCGGTGATTCCGGTCGACGAATTCGATCCGATCGCCCAGGGCAGATAA
- a CDS encoding creatininase family protein has protein sequence MFLAHRTWPELGDYVANESLVVVPIGSTEQHGPHLPEGTDHMIAEALAREATDRTDALCTPTIPIGVSSHHRQFHGTMWVEPPVFRDYVESLSRNLTYHGIDRIVYVNAHGGNVAHLREVGRRLHDDATAYAIEWMWDESIPELIEEVFETPGPHGGPKETAMIMHIAENLVRRDHLETARDGGAVFDYEAERVHGATTFYDCLENSSNGVFGDQTDATPEIGERLFEAAAEQLVALLEWLDARPIEALVPQPHLDPKPGSGRDSEPDR, from the coding sequence ATGTTCCTCGCTCACCGAACGTGGCCCGAACTCGGCGACTACGTCGCCAACGAATCGCTCGTGGTCGTTCCGATCGGGTCGACCGAACAGCACGGCCCGCACCTCCCGGAGGGGACGGACCACATGATCGCCGAGGCGCTCGCCCGCGAGGCGACCGATCGGACGGACGCGCTCTGTACACCGACGATCCCGATCGGCGTCAGCTCCCACCACCGCCAGTTCCACGGCACGATGTGGGTCGAGCCACCGGTGTTTCGGGACTACGTGGAAAGTCTCTCGCGAAACCTCACGTACCACGGCATCGACCGGATCGTCTACGTCAACGCCCACGGCGGCAACGTCGCCCACCTCAGGGAGGTCGGTCGCCGCCTCCACGACGACGCGACCGCCTACGCAATCGAGTGGATGTGGGACGAGTCGATTCCCGAACTGATCGAAGAGGTCTTCGAAACGCCCGGCCCCCACGGCGGCCCGAAAGAGACCGCCATGATCATGCACATCGCCGAGAACCTCGTCCGCCGGGACCACCTCGAGACGGCCCGCGACGGCGGGGCGGTCTTCGATTACGAGGCGGAGCGCGTCCACGGCGCGACCACGTTCTACGACTGCCTCGAGAACAGTTCGAACGGCGTCTTCGGTGACCAGACCGACGCGACGCCCGAGATCGGCGAGCGGCTGTTCGAAGCGGCGGCCGAGCAACTGGTGGCGCTCCTCGAGTGGCTCGACGCACGACCGATCGAGGCGCTCGTGCCGCAGCCGCATCTCGATCCGAAACCGGGAAGCGGTCGCGATTCCGAACCCGACCGCTGA
- a CDS encoding cupin domain-containing protein has protein sequence MSYRKVNYEEVEQVSSAMHFLSDPLETERVGVTVARCDPGWNSQPHDHTDNGHEEVYVLIEGEATVIVDDDPVAMETGDALWIPPESTRQIRNGDEESAFVLVSAPSIDDDEDGDGEWLLSGFAG, from the coding sequence ATGTCCTATCGGAAAGTAAACTACGAGGAAGTCGAACAGGTCTCGAGCGCGATGCATTTCCTGAGCGATCCACTCGAGACCGAGCGAGTAGGGGTGACGGTCGCTCGCTGTGATCCGGGCTGGAACAGCCAGCCCCACGATCACACGGACAACGGCCACGAGGAGGTCTACGTCCTGATCGAGGGAGAAGCGACGGTAATCGTCGACGACGATCCGGTCGCGATGGAGACCGGGGATGCGCTCTGGATCCCGCCGGAGTCGACGCGTCAGATCCGCAACGGCGACGAAGAGAGCGCGTTCGTCCTCGTCAGCGCACCGAGCATCGACGATGACGAGGACGGCGACGGGGAGTGGCTGCTCTCGGGATTCGCCGGGTGA